Proteins encoded within one genomic window of Formosa agariphila KMM 3901:
- the fucP gene encoding L-fucose:H+ symporter permease produces MKTKIPVVRKELLFPFIIITSLFALWGIANDLTNPMVSAFKKVMPELSNTQASLVQFAFYFGYFFMALPAALFIRKYSYKSGIVLGLALYAIGAFLFYPAAVNAEFTYFLISLWVITCGLAFLETTSNPLILSLGDRETATQRLNLAQAFNPVGSLFGMIIAQVFVINALRSDDYTREAYNALPVEEIAVIRDNDLSVISLPYIGLGLLVVLIMVVVIFMKFPKSIEEEKISISDSFKKLFANKNYVQGVVTQAFYVGAQIMCWTYIFQYVDNLNETQGWSLTATYFNVAAMVSFLVGRWIGTALMKRINPSKILMLFGIGGVVCSAGAVVLPGMAGLISLVSVSVFMSIMFPTIYGIALKDMGDEAKIGSAGLVMAIVGGALMPVLQGSILDWGGPGFSDEKILGYIPEVNFSFILPLICLTVVAYYGYSTYKSSKI; encoded by the coding sequence ATGAAAACAAAAATACCTGTGGTTCGTAAAGAACTTCTTTTTCCATTCATTATTATAACATCTCTCTTTGCTCTTTGGGGAATAGCAAATGACTTAACGAATCCTATGGTGTCTGCTTTTAAAAAAGTGATGCCAGAATTATCGAATACTCAAGCTTCATTAGTTCAGTTTGCTTTCTATTTTGGGTACTTTTTTATGGCGTTACCTGCTGCTTTATTCATTAGAAAATATAGTTATAAATCGGGGATTGTTTTAGGTTTGGCTTTATATGCTATTGGAGCATTTTTATTTTATCCTGCTGCAGTAAATGCAGAATTTACTTATTTCTTAATTTCCCTTTGGGTGATTACATGTGGTTTAGCATTTTTAGAAACAACTTCAAATCCTTTAATTCTATCCTTAGGAGACAGAGAAACAGCGACACAGCGTCTAAATTTAGCGCAAGCCTTTAATCCTGTAGGGTCTTTATTCGGAATGATTATCGCGCAAGTTTTTGTGATTAATGCATTACGTTCAGACGATTATACGCGAGAGGCTTATAATGCCCTTCCTGTAGAAGAGATTGCTGTAATTCGTGATAATGATTTAAGTGTAATAAGTTTACCATATATAGGTTTAGGGTTATTAGTTGTTTTAATAATGGTAGTCGTTATTTTTATGAAATTTCCAAAATCTATAGAAGAAGAAAAAATAAGTATCTCAGATTCTTTTAAAAAGTTATTTGCTAATAAAAATTATGTGCAAGGTGTCGTTACTCAAGCTTTTTATGTGGGAGCACAAATTATGTGTTGGACCTATATTTTTCAATATGTAGATAATTTAAATGAAACTCAAGGGTGGAGTTTAACGGCAACTTATTTTAATGTCGCTGCTATGGTTTCTTTTTTAGTAGGGAGATGGATTGGAACAGCATTAATGAAACGTATTAATCCTTCTAAAATTTTAATGCTTTTTGGTATTGGAGGTGTTGTATGTTCGGCAGGAGCTGTTGTTTTGCCAGGAATGGCTGGGTTAATCTCTTTGGTGTCTGTTTCAGTATTCATGTCTATCATGTTTCCTACTATTTATGGAATTGCTTTAAAAGATATGGGCGATGAAGCAAAAATAGGTTCAGCAGGACTTGTAATGGCCATTGTTGGTGGTGCATTAATGCCAGTCTTACAGGGAAGTATTTTAGATTGGGGCGGACCAGGATTTTCAGACGAAAAGATATTAGGTTATATACCTGAGGTAAATTTTTCTTTTATACTACCCTTAATTTGTTTAACTGTTGTGGCGTATTATGGCTACAGTACATATAAATCTTCAAAAATTTAA
- a CDS encoding alpha-L-fucosidase, which yields MKIHNKIVLVLMVVLNVVTSSCEKKKDAVTPVVEKNDEPRFEPNWESIKANYKDPKWFNQKKFGIFIHWGAYAVPAYSSEWYPRQMYMDSANFTAQLKLSKMGPSDVYLHHKKEWGDQKKFGYKDFIPMFKGENFDAKEWIDLFKKSGAKYVIPVADHHDGFAMYKSNTTRWNSVDMGPKRDVLGELFKEGRSQGMIMGASSHFAFNWSFFNKKDKFDTTDPEYADLYSSKGKNLREPVSDAFKQRWWDRTVDLIDNYQPDILWFDFYLDIPDFKDLRPKIAAYYYNKGLEWGKEVVINDKNFDHEAFPEGTVIYDLERGKLPGIRKLPWQTDTSIGKNSWSYVTNWQSKTANQLVDDLVDIVSKNGNLLLNVGPKADGTIPEDQKDILLQIGHWLDINGEAIYDTNYWRVFGEGPTEVEEGHHSEGKNKDFTGQDIRFTTKDNHVFAIMMAWPESGSVIIKSITNGEDDVLDVKLLGSDATLKWSLTPEGLEVKLPKEKPGDFAFVLDLKMNNNK from the coding sequence ATGAAAATACATAACAAGATAGTTTTAGTTTTAATGGTGGTTCTAAATGTTGTAACATCATCTTGCGAAAAGAAGAAAGACGCAGTAACACCTGTAGTGGAAAAAAATGATGAACCTCGATTTGAACCTAATTGGGAGTCAATTAAAGCCAATTATAAAGACCCTAAATGGTTTAATCAGAAAAAATTCGGAATTTTTATACACTGGGGAGCATATGCCGTTCCTGCATATAGTTCAGAATGGTATCCAAGACAAATGTACATGGATTCTGCAAACTTTACAGCTCAATTAAAATTGTCTAAAATGGGACCTTCAGATGTGTACTTACATCATAAAAAGGAGTGGGGTGATCAGAAAAAATTTGGTTATAAAGACTTTATTCCAATGTTTAAAGGTGAAAACTTTGATGCCAAAGAGTGGATTGATTTATTTAAAAAATCTGGTGCAAAATATGTTATTCCAGTAGCCGATCATCATGATGGATTTGCCATGTACAAATCTAATACAACACGTTGGAATTCTGTAGATATGGGACCTAAACGCGATGTTCTTGGAGAACTTTTTAAAGAAGGACGTTCTCAAGGTATGATTATGGGTGCATCTTCTCACTTTGCGTTTAACTGGTCTTTCTTTAATAAAAAAGATAAGTTTGATACAACAGACCCTGAATATGCTGATTTATATTCTAGCAAAGGGAAAAACCTAAGAGAACCAGTTTCCGACGCCTTTAAACAACGTTGGTGGGATAGAACCGTTGATTTAATTGATAATTATCAGCCAGATATTTTATGGTTCGATTTCTATTTAGATATTCCAGATTTTAAAGATTTAAGACCAAAAATAGCGGCTTATTATTACAATAAAGGTCTTGAATGGGGGAAAGAAGTGGTGATAAATGATAAGAATTTTGATCACGAAGCATTTCCTGAAGGGACTGTAATTTATGATTTAGAACGAGGGAAATTGCCAGGAATTAGAAAGTTGCCTTGGCAAACAGATACCTCTATTGGTAAGAATTCGTGGTCTTATGTAACCAATTGGCAATCTAAAACAGCTAATCAATTAGTAGATGATTTAGTCGATATCGTTTCAAAAAATGGAAATTTATTACTTAATGTAGGACCAAAAGCAGACGGAACAATACCAGAAGATCAAAAAGATATATTATTACAAATTGGACATTGGTTAGATATAAATGGTGAAGCGATTTATGATACCAACTATTGGAGAGTATTTGGAGAAGGTCCGACAGAAGTAGAAGAAGGTCATCATTCTGAAGGTAAAAATAAAGATTTTACGGGACAAGATATACGTTTTACAACCAAAGATAATCACGTCTTTGCAATAATGATGGCATGGCCTGAAAGTGGAAGTGTAATAATTAAATCAATTACTAATGGTGAAGATGACGTTTTGGATGTGAAGCTTTTAGGTAGCGATGCTACTTTAAAATGGTCGTTAACACCTGAAGGTTTAGAAGTGAAATTACCTAAAGAAAAACCAGGCGATTTTGCTTTTGTTTTAGACTTAAAAATGAATAATAATAAATAG
- a CDS encoding glycoside hydrolase family 2 TIM barrel-domain containing protein: protein MKHVFSLFIFLISISSFSQQNDWENPLVNQINRLPAHATFYNFDNETQALKNDRASSSSFKSLNGDWKFNWVAKPADAISNFHEANFDASNWKTIDVPSNWEMRGYGTPIYTNSTYPFFSDFPKINHNDNPIGHYIKTFTIDNSWKEKDVILHFGGVSSAFYVWVNGEFVGYSEDTRLPSEFDITKYLKSGENSIAVKVYRWSDGSYLEAQDHWRLSGIEREVYLQAVPKVRLSDFTVRTDLDENYDNALLQIRPEFVVNIADKYVEKIGYFGNNPLQTTVDDWTLKTRLVDAEGLSVGDENTMPLGKFLGEFYPQRDNVAFGIMQTEVKSPKKWSAERPYLYTLLFSVQDNNGKIIQTTSTKVGFREVDIDDRGRFLVNGNPVKMIGVNRHDHDMIDGKALSRADIEKDVQLMKQFNFNAVRTSHYPNDPYFYELCDLYGLYVMDEANLETHGLRGKLSNVPSWSNAFLERGIRMVQRDKNHPSIVIWSLGNESGMGPNHAAMAAWIKEKDPTRYIHYEGAQGDATDPRYKNNYYDHGKGNPTDPKWVDMLSRMYPQASELQSLINDTSFDNRPVIMCEYAHAMGNSLGNMQTYWDVIYQNDRALGGYIWDWIDQGLLKTDDKGNEFLAYGGDFGDKPNDNSFCLNGIIASDRTPKPEIYEAKKVNQPAVISKIDASQGQFKILNRHHAIDLSGYDVIWELLEDGKSIDNGAIETLNTAPFASETIHIPFKTSKLKADKTYFVNIKGILKQANLYAEKGFVVFEEQFELEKKQISEKIQKTKKYPTLSVNETGSKITINNKEVSVIINKESGYISTFKFKGNSVLNSPLKLNFWRPETENDAAYREAKKQTNERDWLEAGDRFKVTKSKVEYSEKGKVVVKIEGGIENPSTQLVLVYTILGNGEIQVDYESNIAKDAPNVPKIGMQFDISNAYKDVEYFGKGPQANYQDRNTGAFVGIYKNDVNTMNYEYVVPQEYGNRMETRWFKLENANGKGVLVKGKDVLNFSVLPYSTTNIETATHTNELIKRDVFTVNIDLIQMGVGGDNTWSFRAEPHQEYLIKPGSYKYSFSIIPLK from the coding sequence ATGAAACACGTCTTTAGTTTATTCATTTTTTTGATTTCCATTTCAAGTTTTTCTCAACAAAATGATTGGGAGAATCCACTAGTAAATCAAATTAACCGCTTACCAGCACATGCCACGTTTTATAATTTCGACAATGAAACGCAAGCCTTAAAGAACGATAGAGCAAGTTCAAGTTCGTTCAAATCATTAAATGGTGATTGGAAATTTAATTGGGTCGCAAAACCTGCCGATGCGATTTCTAATTTTCATGAAGCTAATTTTGATGCTTCAAATTGGAAAACGATTGATGTGCCTTCAAACTGGGAAATGCGCGGTTATGGAACGCCAATTTATACAAATTCGACCTATCCATTTTTTAGTGATTTTCCTAAAATCAATCATAACGATAATCCAATAGGGCATTACATCAAAACGTTTACAATTGATAATTCGTGGAAAGAGAAAGATGTTATACTTCATTTTGGAGGAGTATCTTCTGCATTTTATGTTTGGGTAAATGGTGAATTTGTTGGATATAGTGAAGACACACGTTTACCTTCAGAATTTGATATTACTAAGTATTTAAAATCAGGAGAAAATAGTATTGCTGTAAAAGTATACCGTTGGAGTGACGGAAGTTATTTAGAAGCACAAGATCATTGGAGATTAAGTGGGATAGAGCGCGAAGTGTATTTACAAGCTGTTCCTAAAGTGAGATTATCTGATTTTACAGTTCGAACAGATTTAGATGAAAACTACGACAATGCTTTACTTCAAATTAGACCTGAATTTGTTGTCAATATCGCAGATAAATATGTGGAGAAAATAGGATATTTTGGAAACAACCCCTTACAGACAACGGTTGATGACTGGACATTAAAAACACGCTTAGTGGATGCAGAAGGGCTTTCGGTTGGAGATGAAAATACTATGCCTTTAGGGAAGTTTCTAGGCGAATTTTATCCGCAACGCGATAATGTCGCATTTGGCATTATGCAAACCGAAGTTAAATCGCCTAAAAAATGGTCTGCAGAACGTCCATATTTATATACATTATTGTTTTCTGTACAAGATAACAATGGAAAAATTATTCAAACTACTAGCACGAAAGTAGGGTTTAGAGAAGTAGATATTGATGATCGTGGTCGTTTCTTAGTTAATGGTAATCCGGTTAAAATGATAGGTGTAAATAGACATGATCATGATATGATTGATGGTAAGGCATTATCTCGAGCAGATATTGAAAAGGATGTACAACTTATGAAACAGTTTAATTTCAATGCAGTAAGAACATCTCATTATCCAAACGATCCCTATTTTTATGAATTATGCGATTTGTATGGATTATATGTAATGGACGAAGCTAATTTGGAAACGCATGGTTTAAGAGGGAAGTTGTCAAACGTTCCTTCTTGGTCGAATGCTTTTTTAGAACGTGGTATTAGAATGGTGCAACGTGATAAAAATCATCCAAGTATTGTAATCTGGTCTTTAGGAAACGAATCTGGTATGGGGCCTAATCACGCAGCCATGGCAGCTTGGATAAAAGAAAAAGATCCTACCCGTTATATCCATTATGAGGGTGCTCAAGGAGATGCTACAGATCCACGCTATAAAAATAATTATTATGATCATGGAAAGGGGAATCCTACCGATCCAAAATGGGTAGATATGTTAAGTAGAATGTATCCACAAGCTAGTGAGTTACAAAGTTTGATAAATGATACAAGTTTCGATAATCGCCCTGTAATTATGTGTGAATATGCACATGCTATGGGGAACTCATTAGGAAATATGCAAACCTATTGGGATGTTATTTATCAAAATGATCGAGCTTTAGGTGGTTATATTTGGGATTGGATTGATCAAGGACTTTTAAAAACAGATGATAAAGGCAATGAGTTTTTAGCTTACGGAGGAGATTTTGGAGATAAGCCCAATGATAATAGTTTTTGTTTAAACGGAATTATTGCATCGGACAGAACACCAAAGCCTGAGATTTATGAAGCTAAAAAAGTAAATCAACCAGCCGTTATTTCTAAGATTGATGCATCGCAAGGGCAATTCAAAATTTTAAATAGACATCATGCTATAGATTTATCGGGCTATGATGTGATTTGGGAACTTTTAGAAGACGGGAAATCTATAGATAACGGCGCTATAGAAACATTAAATACAGCTCCTTTTGCTTCAGAAACTATTCACATTCCATTTAAAACTTCAAAATTAAAAGCAGACAAAACATATTTTGTAAATATAAAGGGTATTCTAAAACAAGCGAATTTATATGCTGAAAAAGGTTTCGTTGTTTTTGAAGAGCAATTTGAATTAGAAAAGAAACAAATATCTGAAAAAATACAGAAGACAAAAAAATATCCAACTTTAAGTGTGAATGAAACTGGATCCAAAATTACTATAAATAATAAAGAGGTTTCAGTAATTATAAATAAAGAGTCAGGGTATATTTCAACATTTAAATTTAAAGGAAATTCTGTTTTAAACTCACCATTGAAATTAAATTTTTGGAGACCAGAAACAGAAAATGATGCAGCTTATAGAGAGGCTAAAAAACAAACAAATGAACGGGATTGGTTAGAAGCAGGTGATCGTTTTAAAGTTACTAAATCAAAAGTAGAGTACTCTGAAAAAGGAAAGGTAGTTGTTAAAATTGAGGGTGGAATTGAAAACCCATCTACACAATTAGTTCTTGTATATACCATTTTAGGCAATGGAGAAATTCAAGTAGACTACGAATCTAATATTGCTAAAGATGCTCCAAATGTGCCTAAAATAGGAATGCAGTTTGATATTTCTAATGCGTATAAAGATGTGGAGTATTTTGGTAAAGGGCCACAAGCCAATTATCAAGACCGGAATACGGGTGCTTTTGTAGGGATTTATAAAAACGATGTAAATACAATGAATTATGAATATGTAGTGCCCCAAGAGTATGGGAATCGTATGGAGACTCGTTGGTTTAAATTGGAAAATGCTAATGGAAAAGGTGTTTTAGTTAAAGGAAAAGATGTGTTAAATTTTAGTGTATTACCTTATAGTACAACCAATATTGAAACAGCAACACATACAAACGAGTTAATTAAGCGCGATGTGTTTACTGTAAATATCGATTTAATTCAAATGGGAGTTGGAGGAGATAACACTTGGTCGTTTAGAGCAGAGCCACATCAAGAATATTTGATTAAGCCAGGTAGTTATAAGTACAGTTTTAGTATAATTCCTTTAAAATAA
- a CDS encoding aldo/keto reductase, whose amino-acid sequence MITRPTYIEGDYKKSEFFNNESRLVCGCSGLGGVWRSIEEKDAVGTLMYALENGVRVFDTAPSYNKSQEYLGKTLKLWTGEKPFISTKVGRLRADRADDCIVDYSPESMKKSVYESLEVIGVDKIDLLFLHEPHLVPVERMDEIMECLNGLKKEGIVGMLGIGGNPTEPFYPHMIKDNFDVLSGFLKMDACNLSGFERDIPQIKNENIAYYAASALHMGLLGRRLKEYNEDRPNNEWITNLDVDTALKINDIALKHSIPLSRLALRYVFSIKEADRVVVGPTKKEQMVDLLNAWDEGKLEASIFNEITDIILDKF is encoded by the coding sequence ATGATTACAAGACCAACATATATAGAGGGAGATTATAAAAAAAGTGAATTCTTCAATAACGAGAGCAGATTAGTTTGTGGTTGTTCTGGTTTAGGAGGAGTTTGGAGATCTATAGAAGAAAAAGATGCAGTTGGAACTTTAATGTATGCTTTAGAGAATGGAGTTCGTGTTTTCGATACGGCGCCATCCTATAACAAATCTCAAGAATATTTAGGAAAAACATTAAAATTATGGACTGGAGAAAAACCATTTATTAGTACTAAAGTAGGGCGTTTACGCGCAGATAGAGCAGATGATTGTATTGTAGATTATTCTCCAGAAAGTATGAAGAAAAGTGTGTACGAAAGTTTAGAAGTGATAGGAGTCGATAAAATCGATTTATTGTTTTTACACGAACCACATTTAGTGCCGGTAGAACGTATGGACGAAATCATGGAATGTTTGAATGGTTTAAAAAAAGAAGGAATTGTAGGTATGTTAGGCATTGGAGGAAATCCAACAGAACCATTTTATCCTCATATGATAAAAGATAATTTTGATGTGCTTTCAGGCTTTTTAAAAATGGATGCTTGTAATTTATCAGGATTTGAAAGAGATATTCCTCAAATTAAAAATGAAAACATTGCCTATTATGCAGCGTCAGCTTTACATATGGGGCTGTTAGGTAGACGTTTAAAGGAGTACAATGAAGACAGACCGAATAACGAATGGATTACCAATTTAGATGTGGATACCGCCCTTAAAATAAATGATATCGCTCTAAAACATAGCATTCCATTGTCACGATTAGCATTAAGATATGTTTTCTCAATAAAAGAAGCCGACAGAGTCGTTGTGGGGCCTACTAAAAAAGAACAAATGGTAGATTTGTTAAATGCTTGGGATGAAGGGAAATTAGAAGCATCTATTTTCAACGAAATTACAGACATTATTTTAGATAAGTTTTAA
- a CDS encoding amidohydrolase family protein, whose translation MTIDSHQHFWKYEPVKHSWIDDDMANIRKDFMPLDLKLIYNQNNIDGCVAIQSDQTLEETNFLIDLAAKNDFIKGIVGWVDFRGNDIDTVLEHYSQFDKVKGFRHIVQGEADPNFLLRPDFLKGISKLEKNNFTYDILVFPHQLGAVLEFVKQFPNIKFVIDHIAKPYIKDGFYEGWAVLMTEIAKQQNVYCKLSGMITEADYKTWTYEALLPYMRLVLNVFGVERILFGSDWPVCLVAGNYEKVKKITTDFIAKLSLEEQRAIMGLNAVEFYNL comes from the coding sequence ATGACAATAGATTCTCATCAACATTTTTGGAAATACGAGCCTGTAAAACATAGCTGGATAGATGATGATATGGCAAATATTCGTAAAGATTTTATGCCGTTAGATTTAAAACTAATTTATAATCAAAATAATATCGATGGGTGTGTTGCTATACAATCAGATCAAACGCTAGAAGAAACCAATTTTTTAATAGACTTGGCTGCTAAGAATGATTTTATAAAAGGCATTGTTGGTTGGGTAGATTTTAGAGGGAATGACATCGATACAGTTTTAGAACATTATAGTCAATTTGATAAAGTAAAAGGATTCCGTCATATTGTTCAAGGCGAAGCAGACCCCAATTTTTTATTAAGACCAGATTTTTTAAAAGGTATCTCTAAACTTGAAAAAAACAATTTTACTTACGATATCTTGGTGTTTCCACATCAATTAGGAGCGGTTTTAGAGTTTGTTAAACAATTTCCAAACATCAAATTTGTAATTGATCACATTGCTAAACCTTATATTAAAGATGGTTTTTATGAAGGTTGGGCTGTGTTAATGACAGAAATTGCAAAACAACAAAATGTGTATTGTAAATTATCAGGAATGATTACTGAAGCCGATTATAAAACTTGGACTTATGAGGCGTTATTACCTTATATGCGACTGGTTTTAAATGTATTTGGGGTAGAAAGAATCTTGTTTGGTTCGGATTGGCCAGTGTGTTTAGTAGCAGGGAACTATGAAAAAGTAAAAAAAATAACAACCGATTTTATAGCAAAATTAAGTCTCGAAGAACAACGAGCTATCATGGGATTAAATGCTGTAGAATTTTACAATTTATAA
- a CDS encoding tagaturonate reductase has protein sequence MKNLNRTTVYVKSYTERIIQFGEGNFLRAFADWMIHEMNKKVNFDAGVVAIQPIDQGLVKMLNDQDGLYTLYLNGIKKGKSISEHEIIDCIQRGINPYENYADYLAVAENPNLRFVISNTTEAGISYDVQDKLEDAPQSSFPGKLTALLYKRFQVFKGASDKGLIVIPCELIDKNGDNLKRIILQYAENWNLGSGFMEWINYDNIFCNTLVDRIVPGYPKDKMESITEELGYKDNLVVEGEQFHLWVIEGPASVKDEIPAEACGLNIVFTDNMEPYRTRKVRILNGAHTTLVPVGYLYGIDKVRESLEDDIVGTYLKNTIFNEICPTLDLPESELNQFSNDVLDRFRNPYLEHELMSISLNTTSKFKTRVLPSVLEYIKRKNALPKGLLFSLAALIAFYKGDRNGEKINLKDDQFALDFFETQWATGDVEQVVKATLEHIEFWGADLSKINGLQETVTTYLQEIVNNGMQAALQDFLKN, from the coding sequence ATGAAAAATTTAAATAGAACAACAGTATACGTAAAATCGTATACAGAACGAATTATTCAATTTGGAGAAGGTAACTTTTTAAGAGCTTTCGCTGATTGGATGATTCATGAAATGAATAAAAAAGTAAATTTTGATGCAGGTGTTGTTGCTATACAACCTATAGACCAAGGGCTAGTAAAAATGCTAAATGATCAAGATGGTTTATATACATTATATTTAAATGGTATAAAAAAAGGAAAATCTATTAGTGAACACGAGATAATAGATTGTATTCAACGTGGTATTAATCCTTATGAAAATTATGCAGACTATTTAGCAGTTGCAGAAAATCCTAATCTTCGTTTTGTGATTTCTAATACTACAGAAGCTGGTATTTCTTATGATGTTCAAGATAAGTTAGAAGATGCTCCGCAGTCTAGTTTTCCAGGGAAATTAACAGCCCTATTATATAAAAGGTTTCAAGTTTTTAAAGGGGCTTCAGATAAAGGATTAATTGTGATTCCTTGCGAATTAATCGATAAAAATGGTGATAATCTAAAACGTATTATTTTACAATATGCTGAAAATTGGAACTTAGGCTCCGGTTTTATGGAGTGGATTAATTACGATAATATTTTCTGTAATACTTTGGTAGACCGTATTGTTCCTGGATATCCTAAAGATAAGATGGAATCAATTACTGAAGAATTAGGCTATAAAGATAATTTAGTTGTAGAAGGCGAGCAATTCCATTTATGGGTTATTGAAGGCCCAGCTTCTGTAAAAGATGAAATTCCTGCAGAAGCTTGTGGTTTAAATATTGTGTTTACAGACAATATGGAGCCTTATAGAACACGAAAAGTTAGAATTTTAAATGGAGCACACACTACTTTAGTTCCCGTGGGTTATTTATATGGCATTGATAAAGTGCGTGAATCTTTAGAAGATGACATTGTTGGCACGTACTTAAAGAATACAATTTTTAACGAAATTTGTCCAACCTTAGATTTACCAGAATCAGAATTAAATCAATTCTCTAACGATGTGTTAGACCGTTTTAGAAATCCATATTTAGAGCACGAATTGATGAGCATTTCGTTAAATACAACCTCTAAATTTAAAACAAGAGTTTTACCATCCGTTTTAGAATATATCAAAAGAAAGAATGCGTTGCCAAAAGGGTTGTTGTTTTCGTTAGCCGCTTTAATTGCTTTTTATAAAGGTGACCGTAATGGTGAAAAAATAAATTTAAAAGATGATCAGTTTGCTTTAGATTTTTTCGAAACACAATGGGCGACTGGAGATGTTGAACAAGTGGTGAAAGCAACGTTAGAACATATAGAATTCTGGGGAGCTGATTTGTCTAAGATTAATGGTCTACAAGAAACGGTAACTACTTATTTACAAGAAATTGTAAATAATGGAATGCAAGCTGCCTTACAAGATTTTTTAAAGAATTAA
- a CDS encoding UxaA family hydrolase, with the protein MVSSYAQIDPKDNIIVAIQGLAKGTEIEVGGESLVLKEDIKQKHKFALFDLAVNDEIFMYGVLIGKATKHIQSGCAITIENVKHASSDYKDSKEKYTWRAPDISNFKGRTFSGYHRNDGKVGTANHWLVIPLVFCENRNIDVIEAALSEKLGYQTKKDFAVDTDALIQKYKAGASADEIFNTPIITSKEEMAKNRVFPNVDGIKFLKHDGGCGGIRQDSETLCRLLAGYISNPNVAGATILSLGCQNAQIELLQNAIKTIAPSCNKPVYYLEQQQSKSERSLIEKAVKHTFIGLTEANKIIRQPAPLSKLVLGLECGGSDGFSGISANPALGYASDLLVALGGSPVLSEFPELNGVEQDIINRCNTTQDAKKFYDIMRAYSAAAVAVGSGFENNPSPGNIKDGLITDAMKSAGAAKKGGTSPVVEVLDYTEQVTKPGLNLLCTPGNDVESTTGLVGSGCNVVVFTTGLGTPTGNPVAPVLKMSSNTALFERMKDIIDINAGTVISGEDTIETMGEKILDHVIRVASGETASKAVLHGNNDFIPWKRGVSL; encoded by the coding sequence ATGGTTAGTAGTTACGCACAAATTGACCCTAAAGATAATATAATAGTTGCCATTCAAGGATTGGCAAAAGGGACAGAAATTGAAGTTGGGGGAGAAAGTTTAGTTCTTAAAGAAGATATTAAACAAAAGCATAAGTTTGCTTTATTTGATTTAGCAGTTAACGATGAAATTTTTATGTATGGTGTTTTAATTGGTAAAGCAACAAAACACATTCAATCAGGTTGCGCAATTACCATTGAAAATGTAAAACACGCTTCTTCAGATTATAAAGATAGCAAAGAAAAATACACGTGGAGAGCTCCAGATATTTCAAATTTTAAAGGAAGAACATTTAGTGGATATCATAGAAATGACGGAAAAGTAGGAACGGCAAATCATTGGTTGGTAATCCCTTTAGTGTTTTGTGAAAACAGGAATATTGATGTTATTGAAGCGGCACTTTCAGAAAAATTAGGATATCAAACTAAAAAAGATTTTGCAGTAGATACCGATGCTTTAATTCAAAAATATAAAGCTGGAGCATCGGCAGATGAAATTTTTAATACTCCAATAATCACATCTAAAGAGGAAATGGCTAAAAATAGAGTTTTCCCCAATGTAGATGGTATTAAGTTTTTAAAACACGATGGTGGTTGTGGCGGAATTCGCCAGGATTCGGAAACATTGTGTAGGTTATTAGCAGGTTATATTTCGAACCCAAATGTTGCAGGGGCTACAATATTAAGTTTAGGTTGCCAAAATGCACAAATAGAATTGCTGCAGAATGCAATTAAAACTATAGCACCCTCTTGTAATAAACCCGTTTATTATTTAGAACAACAACAAAGTAAAAGTGAACGAAGTCTTATTGAAAAAGCAGTAAAACATACGTTTATAGGTTTAACTGAAGCTAATAAAATAATACGACAGCCGGCACCTCTAAGTAAATTAGTTCTTGGTTTAGAATGTGGTGGTTCCGATGGCTTTTCAGGAATATCTGCAAATCCAGCATTGGGTTATGCTTCAGATTTATTAGTGGCTTTAGGAGGTAGTCCTGTTTTATCAGAATTTCCAGAATTAAACGGCGTGGAGCAAGATATTATTAATAGATGTAATACAACACAAGATGCTAAAAAGTTTTATGATATTATGAGAGCCTATTCTGCAGCAGCAGTTGCTGTAGGTTCTGGTTTTGAGAATAATCCGTCGCCCGGAAATATAAAAGATGGCTTAATTACCGATGCTATGAAATCTGCAGGTGCAGCCAAAAAAGGGGGTACGTCTCCGGTAGTGGAAGTTCTAGACTATACAGAACAAGTAACTAAGCCAGGTTTAAATTTATTATGTACACCAGGTAATGATGTGGAATCAACTACTGGTTTGGTGGGGTCAGGCTGTAACGTGGTGGTATTTACCACAGGTTTAGGGACACCAACAGGTAACCCTGTAGCACCAGTTTTAAAAATGTCTAGTAATACCGCTCTGTTTGAGCGTATGAAGGATATAATTGACATCAATGCAGGTACAGTAATTAGTGGTGAAGACACTATAGAAACAATGGGAGAGAAAATTCTAGACCATGTAATTCGTGTGGCTAGTGGTGAAACTGCTTCTAAAGCCGTACTTCATGGTAATAACGATTTTATTCCTTGGAAGCGAGGAGTTTCTTTATAA